Below is a genomic region from Citrobacter telavivensis.
GCTGAAACGTGCGATCATCCCGTTCGGTGGTATCAAAATGGTTGAAGGTTCCTGCAAAGCGTACAATCGCGAACTGGACCCGATGCTGAAAAAAATCTTCACTGAATATCGTAAAACCCACAACCAGGGTGTTTTCGATGTTTACACCAAAGACATTCTGAACTGCCGTAAATCCGGTGTTCTGACTGGTCTGCCGGATGCATATGGCCGTGGCCGTATCATCGGTGACTACCGTCGCATTGCGCTGTACGGTATCGACTTCCTGATGAAAGACAAATACGCTCAGTTCGTTTCCCTGCAGTCCGATCTGGAAAACGGCGTAAACCTGGAAGCGACTATCCGTCTGCGTGAAGAAATTGCTGAACAGCACCGTGCACTGGGCCAGATCAAAGAGATGGCGGCTAAATATGGCTGCGATATTTCCGCACCGGCAACCAACGCACAGGAAGCTATCCAGTGGACTTACTTCGGCTACCTGGCTGCTGTTAAGTCTCAGAACGGCGCTGCAATGTCCTTCGGTCGTGTTTCCACCTTCCTGGATGCATACATCGAACGTGACCTGAAAGCAGGCAAAATCACAGAGCAAGACGCTCAGGAAATGATTGACCACCTGGTCATGAAACTGCGTATGGTTCGTTTCCTGCGTACGCCTGAATATGATGAACTGTTCTCCGGTGACCCGATTTGGGCAACGGAATCTATCGGTGGTATGGGCGTTGACGGCCGTACTCTGGTAACCAAAAACAGCTTCCGCTTCCTGAACACCCTGTACACCATGGGTCCGTCTCCGGAGCCGAACATCACTGTTCTGTGGTCTGAAAAACTGCCTCTGAACTTCAAAAAATTCGCCGCTAAAGTGTCTATCGACACCTCTTCTCTGCAGTATGAGAACGATGACCTGATGCGTCCGGACTTCAACAACGACGACTACGCTATCGCTTGCTGCGTAAGCCCGATGATCGTTGGTAAACAAATGCAGTTCTTCGGTGCCCGTGCAAACCTGGCGAAAACCATGCTGTACGCCATCAACGGCGGCGTTGATGAAAAACTGAAAATGCAGGTTGGTCCGAAATCTGAACCGATCAAAGGCGACGTTCTGAAGTTCGACGAAGTGATGGAACGCATGGATCACTTCATGGACTGGCTGGCTAAGCAGTATGTCACCGCGCTGAACGTTATCCACTACATGCACGACAAGTACAGCTACGAAGCCTCTCTGATGGCGCTGCACGACCGTGACGTTATCCGCACCATGGCGTGTGGTATCGCTGGTCTGTCCGTTGCGGCTGACTCCCTGTCTGCTATCAAATATGCGAAAGTTAAACCGATTCGTGACGAAGACGGTCTGGCTATCGACTTCGAAATCGAAGGCGAATACCCGCAGTTTGGTAACAACGACGCGCGCGTTGATGACATGGCGGTTGACCTGGTTGAACGTTTCATGAAGAAAATTCAGAAACTGAAAACCTACCGTGATGCTATCCCGACTCAGTCTGTTCTGACCATCACCTCTAACGTTGTGTATGGTAAGAAAACAGGTAACACCCCAGATGGTCGTCGTGCTGGCGCGCCGTTCGGACCAGGTGCTAACCCAATGCACGGTCGTGACCAGAAAGGTGCTGTTGCCTCTCTGACCTCCGTTGCTAAACTGCCGTTTGCTTACGCGAAAGATGGTATCTCTTACACCTTCTCTATCGTTCCGAACGCACTGGGTAAAGACGATGAAGTTCGTAAGACCAACCTGGCAGGCCTGATGGATGGTTACTTCCATCATGAGTCTTCCATTGAAGGCGGTCAGCACCTGAACGTGAACGTCATGAACCGTGAAATGCTGCTGGACGCGATGGAACATCCGGAAAAATATCCGCAGCTGACCATCCGCGTTTCCGGTTACGCAGTACGTTTTAACTCCCTGACGAAAGAACAGCAGCAGGACGTTATTACTCGTACCTTCACTCAGACCATGTAATGTGTTTTGACTGAAATCACGCGTTAAAAGGCGTACAATAAAGGCTCCACGGAAGTGGGGCCTTTT
It encodes:
- the pflB gene encoding formate C-acetyltransferase, translating into MSELNEKLATAWEGFTKGDWQNEVNVRDFIQKNYTPYEGDESFLAGATDATTALWDSVMEGVKQENRTHAPVDFDTSVASTITSHDAGYINKALEKIVGLQTEAPLKRAIIPFGGIKMVEGSCKAYNRELDPMLKKIFTEYRKTHNQGVFDVYTKDILNCRKSGVLTGLPDAYGRGRIIGDYRRIALYGIDFLMKDKYAQFVSLQSDLENGVNLEATIRLREEIAEQHRALGQIKEMAAKYGCDISAPATNAQEAIQWTYFGYLAAVKSQNGAAMSFGRVSTFLDAYIERDLKAGKITEQDAQEMIDHLVMKLRMVRFLRTPEYDELFSGDPIWATESIGGMGVDGRTLVTKNSFRFLNTLYTMGPSPEPNITVLWSEKLPLNFKKFAAKVSIDTSSLQYENDDLMRPDFNNDDYAIACCVSPMIVGKQMQFFGARANLAKTMLYAINGGVDEKLKMQVGPKSEPIKGDVLKFDEVMERMDHFMDWLAKQYVTALNVIHYMHDKYSYEASLMALHDRDVIRTMACGIAGLSVAADSLSAIKYAKVKPIRDEDGLAIDFEIEGEYPQFGNNDARVDDMAVDLVERFMKKIQKLKTYRDAIPTQSVLTITSNVVYGKKTGNTPDGRRAGAPFGPGANPMHGRDQKGAVASLTSVAKLPFAYAKDGISYTFSIVPNALGKDDEVRKTNLAGLMDGYFHHESSIEGGQHLNVNVMNREMLLDAMEHPEKYPQLTIRVSGYAVRFNSLTKEQQQDVITRTFTQTM